In a genomic window of Ralstonia nicotianae:
- a CDS encoding SagB family peptide dehydrogenase, protein MRVTGLAPGIYHYRSHRHELSVVRRGFDSEQLGPLLCAQNFANDLSYGVFVTSRFDKMWWKYPHSRAYRVALLDIGCLTQTFPLVCTAKGIQSWPTGYFIDHEINPLLDLDTNVESVMFFLGAGKGDGAVARAALSTLRGLATREP, encoded by the coding sequence ATGCGAGTCACCGGTTTGGCACCGGGCATCTATCACTATCGTTCCCATCGGCACGAGTTGTCCGTCGTCAGGCGTGGCTTTGATTCCGAGCAGCTCGGGCCGCTGCTGTGCGCCCAGAATTTCGCGAACGATCTCTCGTATGGCGTGTTCGTAACGTCGCGATTCGACAAGATGTGGTGGAAATATCCGCACTCTCGCGCATACCGCGTGGCGCTATTGGACATCGGTTGCTTGACGCAGACATTCCCGCTCGTGTGCACGGCAAAGGGCATTCAGTCCTGGCCGACAGGCTACTTCATCGATCACGAAATCAATCCGCTCCTGGATCTCGATACCAATGTCGAGTCGGTCATGTTTTTCCTGGGGGCAGGCAAAGGGGATGGCGCAGTGGCGCGAGCGGCGCTCAGCACATTGCGTGGACTGGCGACCCGGGAGCCATGA
- a CDS encoding M48 family metallopeptidase: MILATYFDGRTSRAQPVRLAVEQGEAVLFDPEGVPVRRAPLSALRVSERVKHAPRLVTFEDGAFCEIADPAEQQALNALLHRTGYREGAVVRAQNSWRLALGALALTLAVLVLGYRYGLPWGAKVLAGMVPQRVEAQLGHASLAAFDQHWLEPSKLPQAQQVRIRARFAALRAPDATHAYTIAFRDAGKLGANAFALPGGDIIVTDALVRLVGEGDGLMGVLAHEAGHVEYRHGLRQLIQSSAIGATAALLFGDISTILAGVPATMLTLRYSRDYERDADRYAARMLQSNGLSVAAFADVLQALEDSHGGARGTGSGAGRKEEDRDDASGFFSSHPLTRERIETLRRFDRTHGGSDAD; encoded by the coding sequence ATGATTCTCGCCACGTATTTCGATGGCCGCACGTCCCGTGCGCAGCCGGTGCGTCTGGCGGTCGAGCAGGGCGAGGCGGTCCTGTTCGACCCGGAGGGCGTGCCGGTGCGCCGTGCGCCGCTGTCCGCGCTGCGGGTGTCGGAGCGCGTCAAGCATGCGCCGCGCCTGGTCACGTTCGAGGATGGCGCCTTCTGCGAGATCGCCGATCCGGCCGAGCAGCAGGCATTGAATGCGCTGCTGCACCGGACCGGCTACCGCGAAGGTGCGGTGGTGCGGGCGCAGAACAGCTGGCGGCTGGCGCTGGGAGCGCTGGCGCTCACGCTGGCCGTGCTGGTGCTGGGGTATCGCTATGGCTTGCCGTGGGGCGCCAAGGTGCTGGCCGGCATGGTGCCGCAGCGGGTGGAGGCGCAGCTCGGCCACGCCTCGCTGGCGGCCTTCGACCAGCACTGGCTCGAGCCCAGCAAGCTGCCGCAGGCGCAGCAGGTGCGCATCCGCGCGCGGTTTGCCGCGCTGCGCGCGCCCGATGCCACGCATGCCTACACCATCGCGTTCCGCGACGCGGGCAAGCTCGGCGCCAACGCTTTCGCGCTGCCCGGCGGCGACATCATCGTCACCGACGCGCTGGTCAGGCTGGTGGGCGAGGGCGACGGCCTGATGGGCGTGCTGGCGCACGAAGCGGGCCACGTCGAGTACCGGCACGGCCTGCGGCAGCTGATCCAGTCGTCCGCCATCGGCGCGACGGCGGCGCTGCTGTTCGGCGATATCTCCACCATCCTGGCCGGCGTGCCGGCGACCATGCTGACGCTGCGCTACTCGCGCGATTACGAGCGCGACGCCGACCGCTATGCCGCGCGGATGCTGCAGTCGAACGGATTGTCGGTGGCCGCGTTCGCGGACGTGCTGCAGGCGCTGGAAGACAGCCATGGCGGCGCGCGCGGCACCGGCAGCGGCGCCGGCAGGAAGGAGGAAGACCGCGATGATGCCTCCGGATTCTTCTCGTCCCACCCGCTCACGCGCGAGCGCATCGAAACCCTGCGCCGTTTCGACCGCACGCACGGCGGCAGCGATGCGGATTGA
- a CDS encoding YjgN family protein: MNDIAREPVLGGAPAPAVPQPLRVRFCGSGSEYFRIWIVNLLLTIVTLGIYSAWAKVRTLQYFYRNTQLGGASFDYHGSPTAILKGRAIIFVLALAFNLSGQVSPVLTLLLLAAIGLVFPWLLVRSLRFRMANSSYRGLRFAFTGKDAQAYKVFLLWPVLTVFTFNLLAPFAHQRFKQYQHRNTRFGTTSFDFSATAGQFYGVYLRTFGMAILAVMAVGVVVVLAGVSAAAGAASGGRAIAVSLMVLAMYAAMLFLGPYFLARLQNVVWNHTTLGAHRFQSQVSAGKLFWIFISNAALLIVTLGLFTPFARVRSARYKLESVTMLAAGSLDTFVAGESTRVGALGDAAVDWYDIDIAL; this comes from the coding sequence ATGAACGACATCGCACGTGAGCCCGTACTGGGCGGCGCCCCGGCTCCGGCCGTCCCGCAACCGTTGAGGGTGCGTTTCTGCGGCAGCGGCTCGGAGTACTTCCGTATCTGGATCGTCAACCTGCTGTTGACCATCGTGACGCTGGGCATCTATTCGGCGTGGGCCAAGGTGCGCACGCTGCAGTATTTCTACCGCAACACCCAACTGGGCGGTGCGAGCTTCGACTACCACGGCAGCCCGACCGCCATTCTCAAGGGCCGGGCGATCATCTTTGTGCTGGCGCTGGCGTTCAACCTGTCGGGCCAGGTGTCGCCGGTGCTGACGCTGCTGCTGCTGGCGGCGATCGGGCTGGTGTTTCCGTGGTTGCTGGTGCGGTCGCTGCGCTTCCGCATGGCGAATTCCAGCTACCGGGGCCTGCGCTTCGCCTTCACCGGCAAGGACGCGCAGGCGTACAAGGTCTTCCTGCTGTGGCCGGTCCTGACGGTGTTCACGTTCAATCTGCTGGCGCCGTTCGCGCATCAGCGCTTCAAGCAGTATCAGCACAGGAACACGCGCTTCGGGACCACGTCGTTTGATTTCTCCGCGACGGCCGGCCAGTTCTACGGCGTCTATCTGCGCACCTTCGGGATGGCCATCCTGGCGGTGATGGCGGTGGGCGTGGTGGTCGTCCTGGCGGGCGTTTCCGCGGCAGCCGGCGCGGCGTCCGGCGGCCGGGCCATCGCGGTCAGCCTGATGGTGCTGGCCATGTATGCGGCCATGCTGTTTCTCGGGCCGTATTTCCTGGCGCGGCTGCAGAACGTTGTGTGGAACCACACCACGCTGGGCGCGCACCGCTTCCAGAGCCAGGTGAGCGCGGGCAAGCTGTTCTGGATCTTTATCTCCAATGCCGCGCTGCTCATCGTCACGCTGGGCCTGTTCACGCCCTTCGCGCGCGTGCGCTCGGCCCGCTACAAGCTGGAATCGGTGACGATGCTGGCCGCGGGCTCGCTCGACACCTTCGTCGCCGGCGAGTCTACCCGGGTGGGGGCGCTGGGCGATGCGGCGGTCGACTGGTACGACATCGACATCGCCCTGTGA
- the groL gene encoding chaperonin GroEL (60 kDa chaperone family; promotes refolding of misfolded polypeptides especially under stressful conditions; forms two stacked rings of heptamers to form a barrel-shaped 14mer; ends can be capped by GroES; misfolded proteins enter the barrel where they are refolded when GroES binds) yields the protein MAAKDVVFGDAARAKMVEGVNILANAVKVTLGPKGRNVVLERSFGGPTVTKDGVSVAKEIELKDKLQNMGAQMVKEVASKTSDNAGDGTTTATVLAQSIVREGMKYVAAGMNPMDLKRGIDKAVAAAVEELKKISKPTTTSKEIAQVGAISANSDESIGARIAEAMDKVGKEGVITVEDGKSLEDELDVVEGMQFDRGYLSPYFINNPEKQVVQLDNPFVLLFDKKISNIRDLLPVLEQVAKAGRPLLIVAEDVEGEALATLVVNNIRGILKTAAVKAPGFGDRRKAMLEDIAILTGGQVIAEEVGLTLEKATLNDLGQAKRVEIGKENTTIIDGAGDARNIEARVKQVRAQIEEATSDYDREKLQERVAKLAGGVAVIKVGAATEVEMKEKKARVEDALHATRAAVEEGIVAGGGVALLRARALISGLKGANADQDAGIKIVLRAMEEPLRQIVTNAGDEASVVVANVIAGKGNYGYNASTGEYGDLVEMGVLDPTKVTRTALQNAASVASLMLTTDCAVAELPKDDAAPAMPGGMGGMGGMDGMM from the coding sequence ATGGCAGCTAAAGACGTAGTGTTCGGCGATGCCGCACGCGCCAAGATGGTCGAGGGCGTCAACATCCTCGCCAACGCCGTGAAGGTGACCCTGGGCCCGAAGGGCCGCAACGTGGTGCTGGAGCGCAGTTTCGGTGGCCCGACCGTGACCAAGGACGGCGTGTCGGTCGCCAAGGAAATCGAGCTGAAGGACAAGCTGCAGAACATGGGCGCGCAGATGGTCAAGGAAGTGGCTTCCAAGACCAGCGACAACGCCGGTGACGGTACCACCACCGCCACGGTGCTGGCCCAGTCGATCGTGCGCGAAGGCATGAAGTACGTGGCCGCCGGCATGAACCCGATGGACCTGAAGCGCGGCATCGACAAGGCCGTCGCCGCTGCCGTCGAAGAGCTGAAGAAGATCAGCAAGCCGACTACCACCAGCAAGGAAATCGCCCAGGTTGGCGCCATCTCGGCCAACAGCGACGAGTCGATCGGCGCGCGCATCGCTGAAGCGATGGACAAGGTGGGCAAGGAAGGCGTGATCACCGTGGAAGACGGCAAGTCGCTGGAAGACGAGCTGGACGTCGTGGAAGGCATGCAGTTCGACCGCGGCTACCTGTCGCCGTACTTCATCAACAACCCGGAAAAGCAGGTTGTTCAGCTGGACAACCCGTTCGTGCTGCTGTTCGACAAGAAGATCAGCAACATCCGCGACCTGCTGCCGGTGCTGGAGCAAGTGGCCAAGGCCGGCCGTCCGCTGCTGATCGTCGCTGAAGATGTCGAAGGCGAAGCCCTGGCAACGCTGGTGGTCAACAACATCCGTGGCATCCTGAAGACCGCCGCCGTCAAGGCTCCGGGCTTCGGCGACCGCCGCAAGGCCATGCTGGAAGACATCGCCATCCTGACGGGCGGCCAGGTCATCGCTGAAGAAGTCGGCTTGACGCTGGAAAAGGCGACCCTGAACGATCTGGGCCAAGCCAAGCGTGTGGAAATCGGCAAGGAAAACACCACGATCATCGATGGCGCCGGCGATGCCCGCAACATCGAAGCGCGCGTCAAGCAAGTGCGCGCCCAGATCGAGGAAGCCACGTCGGACTACGACCGTGAGAAGCTGCAAGAGCGCGTGGCCAAGCTGGCCGGCGGCGTGGCAGTGATCAAGGTTGGCGCGGCCACCGAAGTCGAAATGAAGGAAAAGAAGGCCCGCGTGGAAGACGCCCTGCACGCTACCCGCGCTGCCGTGGAAGAAGGCATCGTGGCTGGCGGCGGCGTTGCGCTGCTGCGTGCCCGTGCGCTGATCTCCGGCCTGAAGGGTGCCAACGCTGACCAGGACGCCGGCATCAAGATCGTGCTGCGCGCCATGGAAGAGCCGCTGCGCCAGATCGTCACGAACGCTGGCGACGAGGCTTCGGTGGTGGTGGCCAACGTCATCGCAGGCAAGGGCAACTACGGCTACAACGCCTCCACCGGCGAGTACGGTGACCTGGTGGAAATGGGCGTGCTGGACCCGACCAAGGTGACCCGCACCGCGCTGCAGAACGCCGCTTCGGTCGCATCGCTGATGCTGACGACGGACTGCGCCGTGGCCGAACTGCCGAAGGACGATGCAGCTCCGGCAATGCCGGGCGGCATGGGTGGCATGGGCGGCATGGACGGCATGATGTAA
- a CDS encoding co-chaperone GroES, translating to MNLRPLHDRVIVKRLDNETKTASGIVIPDAAAEKPDQGEVLAIGPGKKDDKGNPIALDVKVGDRVLFGKYAGQAVKVDGQELLVMREEDIMAVVTK from the coding sequence ATGAATCTGCGTCCCTTGCATGATCGCGTGATCGTGAAGCGCCTGGACAACGAGACGAAGACCGCATCCGGCATCGTCATTCCCGACGCCGCCGCAGAAAAGCCGGATCAGGGCGAAGTGCTGGCTATCGGCCCGGGCAAGAAAGACGACAAGGGCAACCCGATCGCGCTGGACGTCAAGGTTGGCGACCGCGTGCTGTTCGGCAAGTACGCCGGCCAGGCCGTGAAGGTGGATGGCCAGGAACTGCTGGTCATGCGCGAAGAAGACATCATGGCCGTGGTGACGAAGTAA
- a CDS encoding VOC family protein, with the protein MRIMIGHCPDAMLPSATGDHSYFGYLTVANADALHAELVGRGAIILQPPANQPHGMREFLVGAPDGHRMMIGQDLS; encoded by the coding sequence GTGCGCATCATGATCGGACACTGCCCGGATGCGATGCTGCCTTCAGCAACCGGCGACCACAGTTACTTTGGCTACCTCACAGTGGCGAACGCCGACGCGCTTCATGCGGAACTCGTCGGTCGCGGCGCCATCATCCTGCAACCTCCAGCCAACCAACCCCACGGCATGCGCGAGTTTCTTGTGGGGGCGCCGGATGGGCATCGAATGATGATTGGGCAGGACCTGTCGTAA
- a CDS encoding Hsp70 family protein, whose translation MMSNACGVDFGTSNSTVGWLRSDAPTLLPLEDGKVTLPSVIFFHAEDPLVSYGRAALTDYLAGYEGRLMRSLKSLLGTSMMDDSTEVMGQAMPFRKLLAHFIGELKRRAERAAGHEFRRAVLGRPVFFIDEDPKADQLAEDTLSEIARDAGFDEIAFQYEPIAAAFDYEAGISGEELVLVADIGGGTSDFSLVRLSPDRAKRPDRREDILANGGVHIGGTDFDRALSLANVMPLLGLNSTLRNGKAMPSGQYFDLASWHTINHVYTRKAWAVVMDNYRDVADTEKLDRLIRLIRERAGHWLAIQVEDAKIALSDVPVAEIDLQRIAPELKQPVTREDFDQSIGKLVGKTVSTVQAMLKTAGVAAETVDTILFAGGSSGVPLLREQLAQVLPSARRVEGDLFGGIGSGLARDAARKFS comes from the coding sequence ATGATGTCAAACGCTTGCGGCGTCGATTTCGGCACGTCCAACTCCACCGTCGGCTGGCTGCGCTCGGACGCACCCACCCTGCTGCCGCTCGAAGACGGCAAGGTTACGCTGCCTTCCGTCATCTTCTTTCACGCCGAAGACCCGCTGGTCAGCTACGGCCGTGCCGCGCTGACCGACTATCTTGCCGGCTACGAGGGCCGCCTGATGCGCTCGCTCAAGAGCCTGCTCGGCACGTCGATGATGGACGACAGCACCGAGGTCATGGGCCAGGCCATGCCCTTCCGCAAGCTGCTGGCGCATTTCATCGGCGAACTCAAGAGGCGCGCCGAGCGCGCCGCCGGCCATGAATTCCGCCGCGCCGTGCTGGGCCGCCCGGTGTTCTTCATCGACGAAGATCCCAAGGCCGACCAGCTCGCCGAAGACACGCTGTCGGAAATCGCGCGCGACGCCGGCTTCGACGAGATCGCCTTCCAGTACGAGCCCATCGCCGCCGCGTTCGACTACGAGGCCGGCATCAGCGGTGAAGAACTTGTGCTGGTGGCGGACATTGGCGGCGGTACGTCGGACTTCTCGCTGGTGCGCCTGTCGCCCGACCGCGCGAAACGCCCTGACCGCCGCGAGGACATCCTCGCCAACGGCGGCGTTCACATCGGTGGCACCGACTTCGACCGCGCCTTGAGCCTAGCCAACGTGATGCCGCTACTGGGCCTGAACAGCACGCTGCGCAACGGCAAGGCGATGCCGTCCGGCCAGTATTTCGACCTGGCGAGCTGGCACACCATCAACCACGTGTACACGCGCAAGGCGTGGGCGGTGGTGATGGACAATTACCGAGATGTCGCCGACACCGAAAAACTCGACCGCCTAATCCGCCTGATCCGCGAGCGCGCCGGCCACTGGCTGGCCATCCAGGTGGAAGACGCGAAGATCGCGCTGTCGGACGTCCCGGTGGCGGAGATCGACCTGCAGCGCATCGCGCCCGAGTTGAAGCAGCCCGTCACGCGCGAGGATTTCGACCAGTCGATTGGGAAGCTGGTCGGCAAGACGGTCTCGACGGTGCAGGCGATGCTGAAGACGGCGGGCGTCGCAGCGGAAACGGTCGATACCATTCTCTTCGCCGGCGGCTCCAGCGGGGTGCCGTTGCTGCGCGAGCAACTGGCGCAAGTGCTGCCGTCGGCGCGGCGCGTCGAGGGCGACCTGTTCGGCGGGATCGGTTCTGGCCTGGCGCGCGATGCGGCGCGCAAGTTTAGCTGA
- a CDS encoding NAD(P)-dependent alcohol dehydrogenase, whose amino-acid sequence MKRVQFDRYGSADAMRVGKYEVRQPKRGQVLVRVKAAAINPLDWKQRQGAMRLFMDKRFPKGMGSDFAGVVEAVGEGVDTFHVGDEVLGTMDVKRPDAFAEALVTASTNLVRKPSQLSFEEAACLPIPCATAWAAVLLKGQVSSRKRVLINGCTGAVGAMAAQLAMANGAQVAGTCSRTSMERARKAGLDRIFDYADPDSWSAEGPFDVIFDTAGTLPVGHGLSMLKPRGVFVDINPTPRRLLRGMLTRRYKLVFATMALRHLAEIAQLAAQGTLKPTIGLEKPFSDAVETITAVEHGLRTPGRVVLTF is encoded by the coding sequence ATGAAACGGGTTCAGTTTGATCGTTACGGCAGTGCCGATGCCATGCGCGTCGGAAAGTACGAGGTACGGCAGCCCAAGCGGGGGCAGGTTCTGGTTCGTGTCAAAGCCGCCGCCATCAATCCTTTGGACTGGAAACAGCGTCAGGGGGCCATGCGGTTGTTCATGGACAAACGGTTCCCCAAAGGGATGGGTTCCGACTTCGCGGGGGTGGTCGAGGCAGTCGGCGAGGGTGTGGACACGTTCCACGTTGGCGACGAGGTGCTAGGCACCATGGACGTCAAGCGCCCCGACGCTTTCGCCGAAGCGCTGGTCACAGCCTCTACCAACCTCGTCAGGAAGCCGTCGCAGCTCTCTTTTGAAGAGGCAGCTTGCCTGCCGATCCCGTGCGCGACAGCGTGGGCTGCCGTGTTGCTCAAGGGGCAGGTGTCTAGCCGCAAGCGTGTGTTGATCAATGGATGTACTGGCGCGGTTGGCGCAATGGCGGCACAGCTTGCTATGGCGAACGGCGCGCAGGTAGCGGGCACGTGTAGCCGCACGTCGATGGAGCGCGCAAGAAAGGCCGGTTTGGATCGCATTTTTGATTATGCCGATCCAGATTCCTGGTCCGCGGAGGGACCATTTGATGTGATCTTCGACACCGCTGGCACGCTACCAGTCGGCCACGGGCTATCGATGCTCAAGCCGAGGGGCGTCTTCGTCGACATCAATCCGACACCGCGCCGCCTGCTGCGAGGCATGTTGACTCGTCGCTACAAACTCGTGTTTGCCACGATGGCTTTGCGGCATCTCGCCGAGATCGCGCAACTGGCGGCGCAAGGCACCCTGAAGCCGACTATCGGCCTGGAAAAGCCATTCTCCGACGCCGTGGAAACAATCACGGCGGTCGAGCATGGTTTGCGTACTCCGGGCCGGGTGGTCCTTACTTTCTAA
- a CDS encoding TetR/AcrR family transcriptional regulator, with the protein MPNMNSQSEDRAQDGLRERKRRDTLQRIAQTGLDLFIAKGYEATTLDDVAAAAGISRRTFFHYFTSKDEILLAWQGGLVDALYDAVLQAATDQSPLEALCGALQKLASHFDAEKAIDIARVLRSSEQLRAANHAKFMNLENAAFEALCRLWPQRGRRGLLRMVAMAGLGAFRAAIDEWVDEGGKESLTKRIEKTFENLRSAVQ; encoded by the coding sequence ATGCCGAACATGAACAGTCAGTCAGAGGATCGTGCGCAGGACGGACTGCGCGAAAGGAAGCGTCGCGACACGCTGCAACGCATCGCGCAAACGGGGCTCGATCTCTTTATCGCCAAGGGTTACGAAGCCACAACGCTTGATGACGTCGCCGCGGCCGCCGGCATTTCCAGGCGGACCTTCTTCCACTACTTCACATCGAAAGACGAGATCCTGCTCGCCTGGCAAGGCGGGCTAGTCGACGCCCTGTACGACGCGGTGCTGCAAGCAGCGACAGACCAATCGCCCCTTGAAGCATTGTGCGGTGCGCTGCAGAAGCTGGCGTCGCACTTTGATGCAGAGAAGGCGATCGACATCGCGAGGGTTCTCCGCTCGAGCGAGCAGCTGCGCGCAGCCAACCATGCCAAATTCATGAACCTGGAGAACGCCGCGTTCGAGGCGCTGTGCCGGCTTTGGCCGCAGCGCGGCCGTCGCGGACTCCTTCGAATGGTGGCGATGGCGGGCCTCGGCGCGTTTCGCGCCGCAATCGATGAATGGGTTGATGAAGGTGGGAAAGAGTCGCTCACCAAGCGGATTGAAAAGACGTTCGAGAATTTGCGCTCGGCGGTGCAGTGA
- a CDS encoding helix-turn-helix domain-containing protein, producing the protein MEIAATLHISVETVKTHVRQILMRMGARNRTEIASMYQLVVQADGPKG; encoded by the coding sequence ATGGAGATCGCAGCGACGCTCCACATCAGCGTGGAAACAGTAAAGACGCACGTCCGGCAAATTCTCATGCGAATGGGTGCCCGCAACCGCACGGAAATCGCATCGATGTATCAGCTCGTCGTCCAGGCCGATGGGCCGAAAGGCTAA
- a CDS encoding LysR family transcriptional regulator: MDSSHRVRAILSFVQAATTGSFAAAGRVLGISSAAVSKNVAGLEKALKVRLMNRTTRTLQLTEEGAVFLRQARLALEALDVAVDAVAAKRDEPTGRVRISTSAAFGQQQLMPMLPGLLARYPGLSVLVDFDDRIVDLVRDGYDLALRGGHMRDSALVSRPVCRLNKILVVSPGYLAHHAVPRMIEDLQQHKLVARRFLGGAVDAWSFQAQDGSITTLDPSDTAVLTLSAPEAVVEAAVDGIGIAQVGVHLAWDHLVSGKLKVVLRRQLHPGTYEMAIQYPHRALIAPRVRVVVDYLLEAFATNRALHVPLDSLDEFLA, from the coding sequence ATGGATTCATCGCACCGGGTACGCGCAATCCTTTCCTTCGTCCAAGCCGCGACTACGGGCAGCTTTGCAGCAGCCGGGCGCGTGCTCGGCATATCGTCTGCTGCGGTAAGCAAGAACGTCGCCGGTCTCGAAAAGGCGCTGAAGGTTCGTCTGATGAACCGGACGACGCGGACGCTCCAGCTCACTGAAGAGGGGGCCGTATTCCTTCGACAAGCGCGGCTGGCCCTCGAAGCGCTCGATGTCGCGGTCGACGCTGTCGCAGCGAAGCGTGACGAACCCACTGGGCGCGTTCGCATATCAACCAGTGCGGCTTTCGGGCAGCAGCAACTCATGCCCATGCTGCCCGGCCTCCTCGCGCGCTATCCCGGCTTATCCGTGCTGGTCGATTTCGATGATCGGATTGTCGATTTGGTTCGCGATGGCTACGACCTTGCGCTACGAGGGGGCCACATGCGGGATTCCGCCTTGGTATCCCGCCCGGTTTGCCGGCTCAATAAGATCCTCGTTGTATCCCCCGGCTATCTTGCCCATCACGCGGTGCCACGCATGATCGAGGATCTACAGCAACACAAACTGGTTGCCCGGCGCTTTCTTGGGGGCGCGGTGGATGCCTGGAGCTTCCAAGCGCAAGACGGCAGTATCACGACGCTTGATCCGTCGGATACAGCGGTCCTCACGCTGTCCGCGCCGGAAGCTGTTGTTGAAGCCGCAGTCGATGGCATCGGTATTGCGCAGGTGGGGGTGCATCTCGCTTGGGACCATTTGGTATCCGGCAAGTTGAAGGTAGTCCTTCGCCGTCAGCTTCACCCTGGGACATACGAGATGGCGATCCAGTATCCCCACCGTGCCCTGATTGCACCACGTGTTCGTGTGGTTGTGGACTACTTGCTGGAAGCGTTTGCTACGAACCGCGCTCTGCATGTGCCGCTGGACTCGCTAGACGAATTCTTGGCCTGA
- a CDS encoding flavodoxin family protein encodes MSVSIIYDSGYGHTKKQAEAIAEGVRQTPGAEAVLIALANDEIDWEALAGSDAIIFGSPTYNGSVSARFKKFMEDSTRKAWMPQLWRNKIAAGFTNSGAMHGDKLHSLVTMALFAAQHGMIWVGLDLFPGKTANDMNRVGGWLGAMAQSNDESPELSPIASDLSTARHLGRRVAEITRQFSAAAVVPEGA; translated from the coding sequence ATGTCTGTTTCCATCATCTATGACAGCGGCTATGGCCACACCAAAAAGCAAGCCGAGGCGATTGCGGAAGGCGTTCGCCAAACGCCTGGCGCCGAAGCCGTTCTGATCGCCCTGGCCAACGACGAAATCGACTGGGAAGCCCTGGCCGGCAGCGACGCCATCATCTTCGGCTCGCCGACCTACAACGGCTCGGTATCCGCGCGTTTCAAGAAGTTCATGGAGGATTCGACCCGGAAGGCATGGATGCCGCAACTGTGGCGCAACAAGATCGCGGCCGGCTTCACCAACTCTGGCGCCATGCATGGCGACAAGCTGCATTCGCTGGTGACCATGGCGCTCTTCGCCGCCCAACACGGCATGATCTGGGTCGGGCTCGATCTCTTCCCCGGAAAGACCGCGAACGATATGAATCGCGTCGGCGGCTGGCTCGGTGCCATGGCGCAATCGAACGACGAATCGCCGGAGTTGTCGCCCATTGCAAGCGATCTGAGCACCGCGCGACATCTCGGCCGGCGCGTTGCCGAGATCACCCGACAATTCAGCGCCGCAGCGGTTGTCCCCGAGGGAGCCTAA
- a CDS encoding NAD(P)-dependent alcohol dehydrogenase, with amino-acid sequence MQALGYAAASSTDALVPLRFERREPRPDDVVLDVLYCGVCHTDLHIAKNHGGYTNYPVVPGHEIIGRVTRVGSEVTRFKVGDTVGVGCMVDSCQHCNPCLAGYEQHCQAGPVFTYNGTDRHDHTRTFGGYSNTLVVSDKFVLSIPNGLDPAGAAPLLCAGITTWEPLHQWKVGPGSQVAVVGLGGLGHMALKLAKALGAEVTLLTRSPNKELDARRLGANHVVLSTDASQMASVAGRFDLIVDTVPYEHDVNPYLPTLALNGTLVLVGYMGPLNEPVSARALVFGRKAIAGSFIGGIAATQAMLDFCGAHNVVSDVEIIPIQQINAAYERLLKSDVKYRFVIDMSSLAADKP; translated from the coding sequence ATGCAGGCCCTGGGATACGCTGCTGCGTCTTCAACCGATGCGCTCGTACCATTGCGCTTTGAGCGGCGGGAGCCACGTCCGGACGATGTCGTTCTGGACGTGCTCTACTGCGGCGTCTGCCACACAGACCTCCACATCGCAAAGAACCATGGCGGGTATACGAACTACCCTGTCGTGCCGGGTCACGAAATCATCGGACGCGTCACGCGGGTCGGTAGCGAAGTCACCCGCTTTAAGGTGGGGGACACGGTTGGCGTCGGATGCATGGTCGATTCGTGCCAGCACTGCAACCCTTGCCTCGCGGGCTATGAACAGCACTGCCAGGCGGGACCGGTCTTCACCTACAACGGAACGGACCGGCATGACCACACGAGAACCTTCGGCGGCTACTCGAACACGCTGGTCGTATCGGACAAGTTTGTCTTGAGCATTCCCAATGGGCTTGACCCGGCCGGTGCCGCACCTCTGCTCTGCGCCGGAATCACGACGTGGGAGCCGCTGCATCAGTGGAAAGTCGGCCCGGGCAGCCAGGTCGCCGTTGTGGGCTTGGGCGGCCTGGGTCACATGGCCCTGAAGCTGGCCAAAGCGCTCGGGGCAGAGGTCACCCTGTTGACCCGTTCGCCCAATAAGGAGCTCGATGCACGGCGTCTCGGCGCCAATCACGTCGTGCTGTCGACCGATGCTAGCCAGATGGCGTCCGTGGCCGGGCGCTTCGACTTGATCGTGGACACCGTTCCCTACGAGCACGACGTCAATCCGTACCTGCCTACCCTAGCGCTTAACGGTACCTTGGTCTTGGTCGGCTACATGGGACCGCTGAACGAGCCGGTTTCTGCAAGAGCACTCGTGTTCGGCCGCAAGGCCATCGCGGGATCGTTCATCGGCGGCATTGCCGCAACGCAGGCGATGCTCGACTTCTGCGGGGCGCACAACGTCGTGTCGGATGTCGAGATCATCCCGATCCAGCAGATCAACGCAGCGTATGAACGGCTGCTCAAGAGCGACGTGAAATATCGCTTCGTCATTGATATGTCATCACTGGCGGCGGACAAGCCCTGA